In Chryseobacterium turcicum, a single window of DNA contains:
- the pnuC gene encoding nicotinamide riboside transporter PnuC, with amino-acid sequence MNMYDLFIKPYESATVLHIFLEAIATVLGIMSVFFSIKKNIWVYPTGIVSTIIYVYLLFIAGLLGDCMINVYYSVMSVYGWILWNKNSEDQIHVDVSWAKKKEWMMAAILFILSIFLVMIIYYYKPYIDNHFSMENIEFGFYHLDWANWLDVFTTSVFLIGMWLMAKRRIESWFFWILGDLISIPMYIYKGYGITSVQYLVFTVMAIIGYVNWKKSFKEKYRVQL; translated from the coding sequence ATGAATATGTACGACCTCTTCATAAAACCTTACGAATCTGCCACAGTATTACACATCTTTCTTGAAGCTATCGCCACTGTTTTAGGCATTATGAGCGTGTTTTTTTCAATAAAGAAAAACATTTGGGTATATCCCACAGGAATCGTTTCCACCATAATATATGTGTATCTTCTTTTTATCGCCGGCTTGCTTGGAGACTGCATGATTAATGTCTATTACTCCGTAATGAGCGTGTATGGATGGATTTTGTGGAATAAAAATTCTGAAGACCAAATTCACGTAGATGTTTCTTGGGCAAAAAAGAAAGAATGGATGATGGCGGCAATACTTTTCATCTTAAGCATCTTTCTCGTGATGATTATTTATTACTACAAACCTTATATTGACAATCATTTTTCTATGGAAAATATAGAGTTTGGTTTTTATCATCTCGATTGGGCAAATTGGCTGGATGTTTTTACGACCTCTGTATTTTTGATTGGCATGTGGCTCATGGCAAAAAGACGCATTGAGAGTTGGTTTTTCTGGATTTTGGGCGACCTCATTTCTATCCCGATGTATATTTATAAAGGATATGGTATCACTTCGGTTCAATATTTGGTATTTACTGTAATGGCTATCATTGGATATGTCAATTGGAAAAAAAGTTTTAAAGAAAAATACAGAGTACAATTATGA